Proteins from one uncultured Anaeromusa sp. genomic window:
- a CDS encoding energy-coupling factor transporter transmembrane component T — MLNNLLVGQYFPGNSAVHALDPRTKIAGALGCILIIFLLESAASYGVFLVFLAVLILSAQLPFGLVLRSLKPLWPILLLTVLIHAFSGQGETLAAWGPFAVTDGGLQQGGRMAGRLALLIVSSSLLTFTTSPIALTDGLEALLRPAKRWGLPAHELAMMMTIALRFIPTLLEETQRIIKAQEARGVDFSSGSLLRRGKNLVPVLVPLFISAFRRADELATAMEARCYRGGEGRTRMHPLQYRRQDAVAALFLLLFALLLVWLRWGMQP; from the coding sequence ATGTTGAATAACCTTCTTGTCGGGCAATATTTCCCGGGGAATTCGGCAGTGCACGCCTTAGATCCTCGCACTAAAATAGCCGGGGCTTTAGGGTGTATTCTGATCATTTTCTTGTTGGAAAGCGCTGCTTCTTATGGCGTCTTTTTAGTTTTTTTGGCGGTGTTGATACTGAGCGCTCAATTGCCCTTTGGCCTTGTCCTTCGCTCCTTGAAACCACTCTGGCCGATTTTGCTGCTTACCGTACTGATTCATGCCTTCAGCGGCCAAGGGGAAACATTGGCTGCCTGGGGACCCTTTGCGGTAACAGACGGAGGGCTGCAGCAAGGCGGGCGTATGGCGGGGCGGCTGGCGCTTCTGATCGTGTCGTCGTCGCTTTTAACTTTTACTACTTCGCCTATTGCGCTGACAGATGGCTTGGAGGCGCTGCTGCGTCCTGCCAAGCGCTGGGGCCTGCCGGCGCATGAGCTGGCCATGATGATGACCATTGCTCTGCGGTTTATCCCGACTTTGTTAGAGGAAACGCAGCGCATTATTAAAGCCCAGGAAGCGCGAGGCGTTGATTTTTCCAGCGGCTCTTTGCTGCGGCGGGGAAAGAATTTGGTGCCAGTGCTTGTGCCGCTATTCATCAGCGCCTTTCGGCGGGCGGACGAGTTGGCTACAGCCATGGAAGCCCGCTGTTATCGAGGCGGCGAAGGCCGGACGCGCATGCATCCGTTGCAGTATCGACGGCAGGATGCCGTGGCGGCTCTCTTTTTGCTGCTCTTTGCCTTGCTGTTGGTCTGGCTGCGTTGGGGGATGCAACCATGA
- the truA gene encoding tRNA pseudouridine(38-40) synthase TruA: protein MTARRLKLTVAYDGSAYHGFQRQQNALAVQQVLEERLAPLFGHQLRMTGAGRTDTGVHAWGQTVHFDTEGRIPAERIPRAARGMLPADIAVVAAEDTDPSFHARRSAVAKRYLYRLRHDAPESPFGRHYAWMVTKKLDVAAMEKATEYILGKHDFSSFRAVGSAPVQPVRTIFSAGWQAEGNLLTFHVCGDGFLYHMVRNLVGAFAAVGRGELLVDEFAALVKAKDRSLAPPTAPPQGLFLQKIFYQWAKNEIYFFQGIDSRDVF, encoded by the coding sequence ATGACCGCGCGGCGTTTAAAATTGACGGTGGCTTACGACGGCAGCGCCTATCACGGATTTCAGCGGCAACAGAACGCGCTTGCAGTACAACAGGTATTGGAGGAGCGTTTGGCGCCTCTTTTTGGGCATCAGCTGCGTATGACCGGCGCCGGCCGAACCGATACCGGCGTTCATGCTTGGGGGCAAACTGTCCATTTTGATACGGAAGGACGCATTCCAGCAGAACGCATTCCTAGAGCGGCCCGGGGGATGCTGCCAGCGGATATCGCCGTGGTGGCGGCGGAAGACACGGATCCGTCTTTTCACGCGCGTAGATCGGCTGTGGCCAAACGCTATCTGTATCGTTTGCGTCATGATGCGCCGGAAAGTCCTTTTGGCCGTCACTATGCTTGGATGGTAACTAAAAAGCTTGATGTGGCCGCTATGGAGAAAGCTACGGAATATATTTTGGGGAAGCATGATTTTTCCAGCTTTCGCGCCGTAGGCAGTGCGCCAGTGCAGCCGGTACGAACTATTTTCAGCGCCGGCTGGCAGGCGGAAGGAAACTTATTGACCTTTCATGTTTGCGGCGATGGTTTTTTATACCATATGGTGCGGAATTTGGTCGGCGCTTTTGCAGCGGTTGGCCGAGGCGAGCTGCTTGTCGATGAATTTGCTGCGTTGGTTAAGGCTAAAGATCGTTCCTTGGCACCGCCGACAGCGCCGCCGCAAGGATTATTTTTGCAAAAGATTTTTTATCAATGGGCTAAAAATGAAATTTACTTTTTCCAGGGTATTGACAGCAGGGACGTCTTTTAA
- the rplM gene encoding 50S ribosomal protein L13, which produces MKTTFMAKAAEVDRKWFIVDAEGKTLGRLAAEVAKVLRGKNKPIFTPHVDTGDFVIIINAEKVVLTGKKLVQKTYFRHSGYVGGTTFTTAGKMLADKPERVLELAVKGMLPKNTLGRQMYRKLKVYRGAEHPHAAQQPEVLEINVR; this is translated from the coding sequence ATGAAAACCACGTTTATGGCTAAAGCGGCCGAAGTGGATCGTAAATGGTTCATCGTAGACGCTGAAGGCAAGACGTTAGGCCGTTTGGCAGCCGAGGTAGCAAAAGTGCTGCGCGGCAAAAATAAACCCATTTTTACTCCTCATGTGGATACTGGTGATTTTGTCATCATTATCAATGCAGAAAAAGTAGTTCTTACCGGTAAAAAACTGGTACAGAAAACGTATTTCCGTCATTCCGGTTACGTTGGCGGTACGACGTTCACTACGGCTGGCAAAATGCTGGCTGACAAGCCTGAACGCGTTCTGGAATTGGCAGTTAAAGGCATGTTGCCCAAGAATACTTTGGGCCGTCAGATGTACCGCAAGCTGAAGGTTTACCGCGGTGCGGAGCATCCGCATGCAGCACAGCAGCCTGAAGTACTTGAAATCAACGTACGGTAA
- the rpsI gene encoding 30S ribosomal protein S9 produces the protein MAAVSYYGTGRRKTSVARVRLIPGEGNIVVNERKLDEYFGRKTMEIIVKQPLDVTETLGKYDVVASVKGGGTTGQAGAIRHGIARALLKVDGELRLSLKKAGLLTRDPREKERRKYGLKKARKASQFSKR, from the coding sequence ATGGCAGCAGTTAGTTATTACGGCACTGGCCGTAGAAAAACCTCCGTCGCGCGGGTGCGTCTCATCCCCGGTGAAGGTAATATCGTAGTAAATGAGCGTAAGCTTGACGAATACTTTGGCCGTAAGACGATGGAAATCATCGTAAAACAGCCTTTGGACGTTACAGAAACTCTCGGTAAATATGATGTTGTCGCCAGCGTAAAAGGCGGCGGCACCACTGGCCAAGCCGGCGCTATCCGGCATGGCATCGCGCGCGCTTTGCTCAAGGTTGACGGCGAACTTCGCCTTTCCTTGAAAAAAGCTGGTCTTTTGACCCGCGATCCTCGCGAAAAAGAGCGCCGCAAATACGGCCTCAAAAAAGCCCGCAAAGCTTCGCAGTTCTCGAAACGTTAA
- a CDS encoding MurR/RpiR family transcriptional regulator has protein sequence MTEERKGDELQSQSDKPENEVLRRIAEKYHHLGKRTKLVADYVLKNPRSIVSLSITELADCCKVSQFTVTNLCKQISLSGYQEMKLIIAKDFIRPLEHIHEGISEQDDISDVALKLAESHVLSINATREVLDMYQLNMAIDALEKAKRVDFYGVGNTSCVALNAYHKFFRLGFYTQCIEDAHAQVMSASLMAPGDVAVGISSSGSSKVILDALKEAKEAGATTICITGKHNTPLTKVADIKIITSTPESFYRSESIENLLAQIYIVDVLYVSLAMRRQDEFLKTLDKTRKALLVKRV, from the coding sequence ATGACTGAGGAACGAAAGGGAGATGAGCTGCAATCGCAGAGCGACAAGCCCGAAAATGAGGTGTTGCGTCGTATTGCAGAGAAATATCATCATTTGGGAAAACGGACCAAGCTGGTAGCCGATTATGTCCTGAAAAATCCGCGCAGTATTGTCTCGTTGAGCATTACGGAACTGGCGGATTGTTGCAAAGTCAGCCAGTTTACGGTAACCAATCTGTGCAAGCAGATTAGTCTTAGCGGTTATCAGGAAATGAAGCTGATTATTGCCAAGGATTTTATACGTCCTTTAGAGCATATTCATGAAGGCATCAGCGAGCAGGACGATATCTCGGATGTAGCTTTGAAACTGGCGGAGTCGCATGTGCTGTCCATCAATGCAACGCGGGAAGTGCTGGACATGTACCAGCTGAATATGGCGATTGATGCGTTGGAAAAAGCTAAACGCGTTGACTTTTATGGTGTGGGCAACACTAGCTGTGTTGCGTTAAATGCCTACCATAAATTTTTTCGCTTGGGCTTTTATACTCAGTGTATTGAAGACGCTCACGCTCAGGTTATGTCGGCGTCTCTTATGGCGCCAGGCGATGTGGCGGTGGGAATCAGCAGCTCCGGCAGCAGCAAAGTGATCTTGGATGCGCTGAAGGAAGCCAAGGAAGCAGGGGCTACCACGATTTGCATTACCGGCAAGCATAATACGCCGTTGACGAAGGTAGCGGATATCAAAATCATTACTTCTACGCCGGAAAGCTTCTATCGCAGTGAATCGATTGAAAATCTGCTGGCGCAAATTTACATTGTGGACGTACTGTATGTATCGTTGGCCATGCGCAGGCAGGACGAGTTTTTAAAAACTCTGGACAAGACGCGTAAGGCTCTTTTGGTGAAACGGGTATAA
- a CDS encoding biosynthetic peptidoglycan transglycosylase gives MRRLRWGRVLLVFFCLAFLGAFLSFDGLSPLKQQGQSLLQEGTRQLPSFESTGLPKNAWQRLHRLIFLRDAVAEQLKERPLTPLRDIALPMQQALIAVEDHRFYQHAGVDMESILRASLVNLQFGAITEGGSTITQQLAKNLFLSHEQTMGRKAEEFALALLLEARFSKDEILELYLNTIYFGAGAYGIQEASSVYFGKSPASLSLAEASLLAGLPQAPSRLSPYNDFDAAKKRQSIVLAALSRYGYITPGTATETQNTALRLRQ, from the coding sequence TTGCGCCGCTTACGCTGGGGTCGTGTTTTACTTGTGTTTTTTTGTCTTGCTTTTCTGGGCGCGTTTCTTTCCTTTGACGGCTTATCTCCTTTAAAACAACAAGGACAGTCGCTTTTGCAAGAAGGAACCAGACAGTTGCCCAGTTTCGAATCAACCGGCCTGCCCAAAAACGCTTGGCAGCGCCTGCATCGGCTGATCTTTTTGCGAGATGCCGTAGCTGAGCAATTAAAAGAAAGGCCGCTTACGCCGCTGCGCGATATTGCGCTGCCCATGCAGCAAGCCTTAATCGCCGTAGAAGATCATCGTTTTTACCAACATGCCGGCGTCGATATGGAAAGCATCCTGCGCGCTTCTTTAGTCAATTTGCAATTTGGCGCTATTACCGAAGGAGGCAGTACCATCACGCAGCAGCTGGCCAAAAATCTTTTTTTAAGCCACGAGCAAACCATGGGGCGCAAGGCGGAAGAGTTTGCCTTAGCCTTGCTTTTAGAAGCTCGCTTCAGCAAAGATGAAATTCTTGAGCTGTACTTGAACACCATTTATTTCGGCGCTGGAGCTTACGGTATTCAAGAAGCATCCTCGGTTTATTTCGGCAAATCCCCCGCTTCCTTGAGCTTGGCGGAAGCCTCTCTCCTGGCTGGTCTGCCCCAGGCGCCGTCGCGCCTCTCCCCGTATAATGATTTTGACGCCGCCAAAAAACGGCAATCCATCGTCTTAGCCGCCCTGAGCCGTTATGGCTATATTACACCCGGAACCGCCACAGAAACGCAAAACACGGCGCTGCGGCTGCGGCAGTAA
- the amrA gene encoding AmmeMemoRadiSam system protein A yields MTMFLGGALLPHPPILLPAIGQGREKEAAATLQACGEAAREIASWEPDVLVLISPHAPSKARAVAVNASESLKGSLRAFGFPQEEQCWNGASELAKSLVTAWGRGGISCQEQEQELDHGALVPLYFLAQAGCKAKVVTVSFGALAQRQYYEMGQMLRRLILAGTQRVAVIASGDLSHRVTRNAPAGYHPAGEQFDKQVVAALGQGDAETLLHLPWELQEEAGECGLRSILFLLGACGSEPLVRHLSYEAPFGVGYAVTLLRENQQMAFPVELAWSSIRHYLQQRTLWLGPAELPEEWKRPSAAFVSLKKEGVLRGCIGTFAPTQPSLAAEIIRNAVMAAMEDPRFEPVREEELKTLQISVDVLSEPEKVASETQLDPKEYGVIVQQGHRRGLLLPDLEGVDTVEEQLRIAKRKAGIAETAAVELFRFRVCRYGV; encoded by the coding sequence ATGACCATGTTCCTTGGCGGCGCTTTATTGCCGCATCCGCCAATTCTTCTTCCTGCGATTGGGCAGGGGAGAGAGAAGGAAGCCGCAGCCACTTTGCAAGCGTGCGGGGAGGCGGCTAGGGAGATTGCTTCTTGGGAGCCGGACGTGCTTGTTCTCATATCGCCCCATGCGCCGAGCAAGGCAAGGGCGGTTGCGGTGAATGCCAGCGAGAGCTTAAAGGGATCCTTGAGGGCTTTTGGCTTTCCGCAGGAAGAGCAATGCTGGAATGGCGCTTCTGAGCTGGCTAAGAGTTTAGTTACTGCTTGGGGGCGTGGGGGAATTTCTTGTCAAGAGCAGGAACAGGAACTAGATCATGGCGCCTTGGTGCCGTTATATTTTCTGGCGCAGGCAGGTTGTAAAGCAAAGGTTGTGACTGTAAGCTTTGGAGCTTTGGCGCAGCGTCAGTACTATGAAATGGGTCAAATGCTGCGGAGGCTTATTTTGGCAGGAACCCAGCGAGTGGCTGTTATTGCCTCGGGAGACTTATCGCACCGCGTGACTCGCAATGCCCCGGCAGGGTATCATCCGGCGGGAGAGCAGTTTGACAAGCAGGTGGTAGCGGCTTTAGGGCAAGGAGATGCGGAAACGCTGTTGCATTTACCGTGGGAACTGCAGGAAGAAGCCGGCGAGTGCGGGTTGCGCTCCATTCTGTTTTTGTTAGGGGCTTGCGGTTCAGAGCCTTTGGTGCGTCATTTATCCTATGAAGCGCCTTTTGGCGTCGGTTATGCGGTGACGCTACTGCGAGAAAATCAGCAGATGGCTTTTCCAGTAGAGCTGGCATGGAGCAGCATTCGCCACTATCTGCAGCAGCGTACGTTGTGGCTGGGGCCAGCCGAGCTGCCAGAGGAATGGAAACGTCCAAGCGCTGCTTTTGTTTCTCTGAAGAAGGAAGGCGTGCTGCGCGGCTGCATTGGCACCTTTGCACCAACGCAACCATCCTTGGCAGCGGAGATTATCCGCAATGCCGTGATGGCTGCTATGGAAGATCCGCGTTTTGAACCCGTGAGGGAAGAAGAGCTGAAAACATTGCAAATATCGGTGGACGTCCTTTCGGAACCCGAAAAGGTGGCGAGCGAGACGCAGCTTGATCCGAAAGAATACGGCGTGATTGTACAGCAAGGGCATCGCCGGGGGCTATTGCTGCCGGACTTGGAAGGAGTGGATACCGTGGAGGAACAGCTACGTATTGCTAAACGCAAGGCAGGTATTGCTGAGACGGCAGCTGTAGAACTTTTTCGATTTCGCGTGTGCAGGTACGGCGTATGA
- the amrS gene encoding AmmeMemoRadiSam system radical SAM enzyme, producing MSAAVQKEALWQEAAADGRIRCLLCPHHCLLKEGADGRCRARGVREGRLRSLIYGLVSAAALDPMEKKPFYHFHPGGAIFSVGSWGCNMACPFCQNWEISQLAPGSRARQLTPEELLQAAAGFGGENCGLAFTYMEPLVWFEYVLEAATLAKERGMVVAMVSNGMIEEEPLRQLLPLVDAWNIDLKAWDAAAYQQLGGNLAAVKRTIELTSASAHVEVTTLLAPRAGVSLAQVPEVVSWLQGLSRPIPWHLTRYHPAWRCREAGPSVAEIEEIWAAAAVLHPYVYIGNMPHAPSERTFCRGCGAPLLDRQRRLHWLTPEKSCRNCGKQSDVFGEIHFTPAEST from the coding sequence ATGAGCGCGGCGGTGCAGAAAGAAGCGTTATGGCAGGAAGCGGCGGCGGACGGACGCATACGTTGTCTGCTGTGTCCGCATCACTGTTTGCTGAAGGAAGGAGCGGATGGACGCTGCCGTGCCCGAGGGGTACGGGAAGGGCGTTTGCGCAGCTTGATTTACGGACTTGTTAGCGCGGCGGCTTTGGATCCGATGGAGAAAAAGCCTTTTTACCATTTCCATCCCGGCGGGGCTATTTTTTCCGTAGGGTCCTGGGGCTGTAATATGGCCTGCCCTTTTTGCCAGAATTGGGAGATTTCCCAGTTGGCGCCGGGAAGCCGCGCCCGACAATTGACGCCGGAAGAATTGCTGCAGGCGGCTGCGGGTTTTGGCGGGGAGAATTGCGGTTTGGCGTTTACCTATATGGAGCCGCTGGTTTGGTTTGAATATGTCTTGGAAGCGGCGACATTGGCCAAAGAACGCGGTATGGTTGTGGCGATGGTGAGCAACGGCATGATTGAAGAAGAGCCACTGCGGCAATTGCTGCCGTTGGTTGACGCCTGGAACATTGACCTTAAGGCTTGGGATGCAGCCGCCTATCAGCAACTGGGCGGGAATTTGGCTGCAGTGAAGCGCACGATTGAATTAACTTCCGCTTCTGCGCATGTGGAGGTTACAACTCTTTTAGCGCCAAGGGCTGGCGTTTCTTTGGCTCAGGTGCCGGAAGTCGTTTCCTGGCTGCAGGGATTGTCGCGCCCCATTCCTTGGCATTTGACGCGCTATCATCCGGCCTGGCGTTGTCGGGAGGCAGGGCCATCTGTTGCGGAGATTGAAGAAATTTGGGCGGCTGCAGCAGTTTTGCATCCTTATGTGTATATTGGCAATATGCCGCACGCCCCTAGCGAGCGTACCTTCTGCCGCGGCTGCGGAGCGCCCCTCTTGGACCGACAGCGCCGTCTGCATTGGCTGACGCCGGAAAAAAGCTGCAGGAATTGTGGTAAGCAAAGTGATGTTTTTGGCGAAATTCACTTTACTCCTGCAGAAAGCACTTGA
- the argC gene encoding N-acetyl-gamma-glutamyl-phosphate reductase: MKVSIIGATGYTGAELLRLLGGHPEADIRYITSESSAGKSIAEVYPHLQAVQEAKLVSMEALDEVAADSDVLFIALPHGHAMAVGKRLEKTDVKIIDLGADYRFKDTAIYEAWYKVPHTHKDAKAVYGLTEWYREDIRGAKIVGNAGCYTTASIMALAPLVKKGLVELDSLVVDAKSGVSGAGRSLSLNSHFGEMYENLKAYNVGGHRHTPEIEQALGGLAKTSLVLSFTPHLIPMARGILSTCYARLKNGVEAAAVDAAYEEAYAQEYFVRLLGRGGYPATKAVRGSNFCDLGWHVDLRTRRVVALSAIDNLVKGAAGQAVQNMNVLFNLPEKTGLELSPVYP; encoded by the coding sequence ATGAAAGTAAGCATTATTGGCGCTACCGGGTACACAGGAGCGGAATTGTTACGCCTTTTGGGAGGACACCCGGAAGCGGATATTCGTTATATTACTTCGGAGAGCAGCGCCGGCAAGTCCATTGCGGAGGTATATCCGCACTTGCAAGCGGTGCAGGAGGCCAAGCTGGTCAGCATGGAAGCCTTGGATGAGGTGGCGGCTGACAGTGATGTGCTTTTCATCGCGCTGCCTCACGGTCATGCCATGGCGGTAGGTAAACGATTGGAGAAGACGGACGTCAAAATTATTGATTTAGGCGCTGATTATCGTTTTAAAGATACGGCGATTTACGAAGCCTGGTATAAAGTGCCGCATACGCACAAGGACGCCAAGGCGGTATACGGCTTGACCGAATGGTACCGAGAAGACATTCGCGGCGCGAAAATTGTCGGCAATGCCGGCTGTTATACAACGGCCAGCATTATGGCGTTGGCGCCGCTGGTGAAAAAAGGCTTAGTGGAATTGGATTCCCTGGTGGTGGACGCTAAATCCGGCGTGTCCGGTGCGGGACGTTCGTTGAGCCTGAACAGTCATTTTGGCGAAATGTATGAGAACTTGAAAGCCTACAATGTGGGCGGGCATCGGCATACGCCGGAAATCGAGCAAGCCTTGGGCGGCTTGGCTAAGACGTCGCTTGTGCTGAGCTTTACACCGCACTTGATTCCCATGGCGCGAGGCATTCTCAGCACTTGTTATGCACGCTTGAAAAACGGCGTGGAAGCGGCAGCCGTGGATGCAGCTTATGAAGAGGCTTACGCTCAAGAATACTTTGTGCGCCTTTTGGGACGTGGCGGTTATCCGGCCACCAAAGCAGTAAGGGGCAGCAATTTCTGCGATTTGGGCTGGCATGTGGATCTGCGGACCCGTCGTGTCGTAGCTCTTTCGGCTATTGATAACCTGGTGAAGGGCGCTGCCGGTCAAGCGGTGCAAAATATGAACGTTCTGTTCAACCTGCCGGAAAAAACCGGCTTGGAATTATCCCCCGTGTATCCCTAA
- the argJ gene encoding bifunctional glutamate N-acetyltransferase/amino-acid acetyltransferase ArgJ: MLKEIPGSITAPKGFKAAGVKAGIKKSGKEDVALIVSDVPATAAATFTLNTMAAAPVAVSKEVAAKGQAKAIVVNAGCANACTGEQGLADARAMAAEAAKALNVDASEVFVASTGVIGVELPMDKVKQGIVKAAAELSVDGEKNAGKAIMTTDTFSKAIAVELELGGKTVRIGGVAKGSGMIHPNMATMLAFITTDAAISQPVLQQALAYCIQVSFNMISVDGDTSTNDMVAVLANGLAGNEVVDRVDTEDYMTFLTALHAVCVFLAKAIARDGEGATKFLEVQVKGAISFYEAKKAAMTIAKSPLVKTAFFGQDPNWGRIVSAVGYSETNINAEKLAVWLGAEQVVKGGMKADTDEEVLQKVMQQHDIVVTVDLGVGSAEATVWTCDFSYEYVKINGEYHT, encoded by the coding sequence ATGTTGAAAGAAATACCAGGCAGTATTACTGCCCCTAAAGGGTTTAAAGCGGCAGGCGTAAAAGCCGGCATTAAGAAAAGCGGTAAAGAGGATGTAGCGCTGATTGTCAGCGACGTGCCGGCTACAGCGGCTGCGACGTTCACCTTGAACACCATGGCGGCGGCGCCTGTGGCTGTATCTAAAGAAGTGGCGGCCAAAGGCCAGGCGAAAGCCATTGTGGTCAATGCCGGCTGCGCCAATGCCTGCACAGGCGAACAGGGCTTGGCTGATGCTAGAGCGATGGCGGCGGAAGCGGCTAAAGCGCTGAATGTAGACGCCAGCGAAGTATTTGTGGCTTCTACCGGCGTGATCGGCGTGGAGCTGCCCATGGACAAAGTGAAGCAAGGGATTGTGAAAGCGGCGGCCGAGCTTTCCGTGGACGGCGAGAAGAATGCCGGCAAGGCCATTATGACGACCGATACCTTTTCCAAAGCCATTGCGGTGGAGTTGGAATTAGGCGGTAAAACAGTGCGCATCGGCGGCGTGGCTAAGGGATCGGGCATGATTCATCCCAACATGGCGACTATGCTGGCGTTTATTACCACTGACGCAGCTATTTCACAGCCTGTTTTGCAGCAGGCTCTTGCATATTGCATCCAGGTTTCCTTTAACATGATCAGTGTGGACGGCGATACCAGCACTAACGACATGGTAGCGGTATTGGCCAACGGTCTGGCTGGCAATGAAGTTGTTGACCGGGTGGATACGGAAGATTACATGACGTTCTTGACGGCGCTGCATGCGGTATGCGTCTTCTTGGCCAAAGCCATCGCCAGAGACGGCGAAGGAGCGACGAAGTTCCTCGAAGTTCAGGTGAAGGGCGCCATCAGCTTCTATGAAGCCAAAAAGGCGGCGATGACCATTGCCAAGTCTCCCTTGGTGAAAACTGCTTTCTTTGGACAGGATCCCAATTGGGGCCGCATTGTTTCGGCGGTAGGTTATTCCGAAACCAATATCAATGCGGAAAAATTGGCTGTATGGCTGGGCGCCGAGCAAGTGGTTAAGGGCGGCATGAAGGCTGATACAGACGAAGAAGTGCTGCAGAAAGTGATGCAGCAGCATGATATCGTTGTAACGGTGGATCTGGGCGTGGGCTCTGCAGAGGCTACTGTTTGGACCTGCGACTTTTCTTATGAATATGTTAAGATCAACGGCGAGTATCATACCTGA
- the argB gene encoding acetylglutamate kinase: MMEAAEKAGVLIEALPYIQRFVGKTIVVKYGGNAMVNEELKHSVIQDIVLMKCLGMKPVVVHGGGPEITAMLKKVGKQSEFISGLRVTDEETVEVAEMVLVGKLNSQIVSLFNQHGAKAVGLTGKDADLIVAEKHLAKVHENGEIKEVDIGFVGDVASVNTQLIHDLLDKGYIPVIAPIGVGRNYESYNINADSVAGEVAGALAAEKLLLLTDVEGIYRDFNDKSSFISTLTFEEAQALIVDKVIDGGMIPKVEACVRALKGGAKKAHIIDGRQQHSLLLEVFTSGGIGSEVVR, encoded by the coding sequence ATGATGGAAGCAGCAGAAAAAGCCGGTGTATTGATTGAGGCTCTGCCTTATATTCAGCGTTTTGTGGGCAAAACCATTGTTGTTAAATACGGCGGTAACGCCATGGTGAATGAAGAACTCAAGCACAGCGTGATTCAGGATATTGTACTGATGAAATGCTTGGGCATGAAGCCTGTTGTGGTACATGGCGGCGGTCCGGAGATTACGGCGATGCTGAAAAAAGTTGGCAAGCAGTCGGAATTTATCAGCGGCTTGCGCGTCACCGATGAAGAAACGGTGGAAGTGGCGGAGATGGTGCTGGTAGGCAAACTCAATTCGCAAATTGTAAGCCTTTTCAATCAGCATGGCGCGAAAGCGGTCGGTTTGACCGGCAAGGACGCGGATTTGATTGTGGCGGAAAAACATTTGGCCAAAGTCCATGAAAACGGCGAGATTAAAGAAGTGGATATCGGCTTTGTAGGCGATGTGGCCAGCGTCAATACGCAGCTGATTCACGATCTGCTTGATAAAGGCTACATTCCGGTTATTGCGCCGATCGGCGTCGGGCGAAATTACGAAAGCTACAATATCAACGCTGACTCGGTAGCTGGTGAAGTGGCCGGGGCGCTGGCGGCTGAAAAATTGCTGCTGCTGACCGATGTGGAAGGCATTTATCGTGATTTCAACGATAAGAGCAGCTTTATTTCCACGCTGACCTTTGAAGAAGCGCAGGCGTTGATTGTTGATAAAGTCATCGACGGCGGTATGATTCCTAAGGTGGAAGCTTGCGTGCGCGCTTTGAAAGGCGGCGCTAAAAAAGCGCATATCATTGATGGTCGCCAGCAGCATTCGCTGCTCCTGGAGGTTTTTACCTCCGGCGGTATTGGCAGCGAAGTGGTGCGCTAA